The DNA region CTGATGCAAGTGGAGAGATGGATTTTAACTCTAAAGAGATATTTAAACTTGCAGAGTTATCCTCAGAGCTCAAAACTATTGTAGGTGATAATGCAAAAATACTTGAATCTACAATTGCGAACAATCGTCAAAGTGTTCAAGACTTTGTACACGTCAATGAATCAGTCGATACTATGATTAAAAAAATACAAGAAGTAGATACTATTGCAAGTGCTAATGCTAGAAGTATTGAAGAGGTAGCAAGTGCTAGTGATCACCTCTCTTCGATGACTAATAAACTCGATAATGAACTTAAAAAGTTTAAAGTTTAAGCATGTCAGATATGTCTTCATTTTTGTGTCAAGACTGTATTGTTGATTTTAAGCAAGATGTGATGAATATGCTAATTCACACCATAGAACTAAAAGATATCTATACATCAGGCCATTCAGAGCAAGTGGCTCGTTATTGTTGTTCAATTGGTAATGCTCTTAACTTAGGGTTAAAGGATACAATTCTTTTATACCAATCTGCTTTTATGCATGACATAGGAAAAATTCTTATTGATCCTAAAATTTTGCAAAAAAATGATTATTTGACGAAAGAAGAATATGAGAGTGTTAAAAAACATTCTACTTTTGGAGCTCAAATGCTTCAAAATATCAATTTATTTCAAGAGCATGCTCAAATCGTTAAACATCATCATGAAAGATGGGATGGAACAGGCTATCCAGATGGTCTTACAAATAAAAAGATACCATTTTTTTCCAGAATCATTGCGATAGTTGATGCTTTTGATGCTATGACATCTATGCGAAATTATAAAAATAAATGCACATTTGATGAAGCTCTTAATGAGTTGGATCGTTGCAGTGGAACGCAGTTTGATCCGGAACTTGTTTCAATTTCCGTGAAAGTCCTCAGTGCATTTATTAACAACAACGCATTCAATAAAAAAATATGTTAAAGTTTAATAATGACATATAATAAAGTTTGATGAATAAAGGAAGACTATGTTAGATGAAATAAGAACAATTACCATCAAAGAATTAAAAGAAGAGATCAAAGAAAATCTAGAATATGCTCATCCCGAAAAAAATGAAAGTGTAGCTGCTGCCAATGCCTTTGGTGTACACTATGGATTTAAACCCTATGTAAATGATATTTTTTTTGCAACAGAAGATGAAGCGGTTGCCTATACG from Sulfurospirillum diekertiae includes:
- a CDS encoding HD-GYP domain-containing protein; amino-acid sequence: MSDMSSFLCQDCIVDFKQDVMNMLIHTIELKDIYTSGHSEQVARYCCSIGNALNLGLKDTILLYQSAFMHDIGKILIDPKILQKNDYLTKEEYESVKKHSTFGAQMLQNINLFQEHAQIVKHHHERWDGTGYPDGLTNKKIPFFSRIIAIVDAFDAMTSMRNYKNKCTFDEALNELDRCSGTQFDPELVSISVKVLSAFINNNAFNKKIC